In one Thermococcus sp. 2319x1 genomic region, the following are encoded:
- a CDS encoding pyrroline-5-carboxylate reductase — protein sequence MRGLWQRKATRRNIEKAKWLEEYGVNAMWAEIVFLAVKPNKVANVLGGIRDALRGRILVSLAAGVPNKDPKGARPGAKVVRAMPNIAILVGEAFIGHTTTDLEPDEREGQIPSQGLWRVSSRRWGAHGRNKRAQRLETCLSFGLR from the coding sequence TTGCGAGGGCTCTGGCAGAGAAAGGCCACGAGGAGGAACATTGAGAAGGCAAAATGGCTTGAGGAATACGGGGTTAACGCCATGTGGGCCGAAATCGTTTTTCTGGCGGTGAAGCCCAACAAGGTGGCAAACGTACTGGGAGGAATAAGAGATGCACTTAGAGGCAGGATACTGGTTTCTTTAGCCGCTGGAGTTCCCAACAAAGACCCTAAAGGAGCTCGCCCCGGGGCAAAGGTCGTCAGGGCGATGCCCAACATAGCCATCCTCGTTGGTGAGGCTTTCATAGGCCACACCACGACCGATCTTGAGCCCGATGAGAGAGAAGGCCAAATCCCTTCTCAGGGCCTTTGGCGAGTGTCTTCTCGTCGATGGGGAGCACATGGACGCAATAAACGGGCTCAGAGGCTCGAGACCTGCCTAAGTTTCGGTCTTCGTTAA
- the aroF gene encoding 3-deoxy-7-phosphoheptulonate synthase — MKFKFEKDYKSKTVVKVGGVKIGDGFTVIAGPCAVESQEQIMKIAEFLAEKGVKVLRGGAFKPRTSPYSFQGHGEDALKWMRKAADEYGLVTVTEVMEASQVELVAKYSDMLQIGARNSQNFELLKAVGKVDNPVVLKRGMANTVQELLYSAEYILNGGNENVILCERGIRTFETSTRFTLDISAVPVVKELSHLPIIVDPSHSAGRRELVIPLAKAAYAVGADGIIVEVHPEPEKALSDSAQQLTFEDFERLLREIEGLGWKVETPREVAEGVPRYVLSERVEENDWYTEVFLMELGGLGWRA, encoded by the coding sequence GTGAAGTTCAAATTCGAGAAAGACTACAAGTCAAAAACGGTTGTCAAGGTCGGAGGGGTTAAAATCGGAGACGGCTTCACCGTAATAGCGGGCCCCTGCGCGGTGGAAAGCCAGGAGCAGATAATGAAGATTGCAGAGTTTTTGGCTGAAAAAGGCGTTAAAGTGCTCCGCGGGGGAGCTTTTAAGCCGAGGACCAGCCCATACTCCTTTCAGGGACACGGGGAGGATGCCCTGAAGTGGATGAGAAAGGCGGCCGATGAATACGGCCTCGTAACCGTTACAGAGGTTATGGAAGCATCGCAGGTTGAGCTGGTTGCAAAGTACTCTGATATGCTTCAGATCGGTGCCAGGAACTCCCAGAACTTCGAACTCCTCAAGGCCGTCGGAAAGGTCGACAACCCAGTGGTTCTGAAGAGGGGAATGGCCAACACAGTCCAGGAGCTCCTATACTCGGCCGAGTACATACTCAATGGCGGCAACGAGAACGTTATTCTCTGCGAGAGGGGTATAAGAACCTTCGAGACCTCCACGAGGTTTACCCTGGACATCTCCGCCGTTCCAGTCGTCAAGGAGCTCTCTCACTTGCCGATAATAGTCGACCCATCACACTCAGCTGGGAGAAGGGAGCTTGTGATACCCCTTGCAAAGGCCGCCTACGCCGTTGGGGCTGACGGTATAATAGTTGAGGTTCATCCAGAGCCAGAAAAGGCCCTCTCAGATTCTGCACAACAGCTGACATTTGAAGACTTCGAGAGGCTTTTGAGGGAGATTGAAGGGCTTGGATGGAAGGTAGAGACTCCCAGAGAAGTTGCAGAGGGCGTTCCGAGGTACGTGCTCTCAGAGAGGGTCGAGGAGAACGACTGGTACACGGAGGTATTCCTCATGGAGCTGGGGGGGCTCGGATGGAGAGCCTGA
- a CDS encoding thiamine pyrophosphate-dependent enzyme, producing MSETLDPRAKLQSVLQPVNNFHLESSETCLEILSAILEEKREDDVVILSKGHSAPAFYVILHEMGLLSDEELYSFADIDGLPSHVTRGLPFIEVSSGSLGQGLSVGNGIAMAKRIDGKNGYVYVILGDGELDEGQVWEAAMTASHHGLDRVIAIVDRNYFQLTGSTEEIMNKEPLADKWRAFGWEVIEVPNRKEKLRKALEKAKRIRGKPKVIIARWGV from the coding sequence ATGAGTGAGACCCTTGATCCAAGGGCAAAGCTCCAGAGCGTGCTCCAGCCCGTCAACAACTTCCACCTTGAGTCTTCCGAGACCTGCCTTGAAATTCTCTCAGCAATTCTCGAAGAGAAGAGAGAGGACGACGTTGTGATACTCAGCAAAGGCCACTCGGCCCCAGCGTTCTACGTGATACTCCACGAGATGGGCCTTCTCAGCGACGAGGAGCTCTACAGCTTCGCGGACATAGACGGCCTCCCGAGCCACGTTACCAGGGGATTGCCCTTCATAGAGGTTTCGAGCGGCTCCCTCGGCCAAGGTCTCTCGGTGGGTAACGGAATAGCGATGGCTAAGCGCATTGACGGAAAAAATGGCTACGTCTACGTCATACTCGGCGATGGTGAGCTGGATGAGGGCCAAGTCTGGGAAGCTGCTATGACTGCATCGCACCACGGGCTCGATAGAGTGATTGCCATAGTAGACAGGAACTACTTCCAACTAACTGGCAGCACTGAGGAGATAATGAACAAAGAACCATTGGCCGACAAGTGGAGGGCCTTTGGTTGGGAGGTGATAGAGGTTCCCAACCGGAAGGAAAAACTGAGAAAAGCCCTCGAAAAGGCGAAGAGGATCAGAGGGAAGCCCAAAGTCATCATAGCGAGGTGGGGAGTTTGA
- the aroB gene encoding 3-dehydroquinate synthase, whose translation MESLTFGPLSTLPSLVEELNPHKVAFLTNMTVERLWLKKAFSGIENPIKIVIPDGEEYKSLETTMAIWKRLQEEGFTRKSLLIGLGGGVVTDIAGFVASTYMRGTLLGLVPTTLLAQVDAAIGGKTGVNFNGKNMIGTFYLPNFVLIAHETLSTLPDEEIRNGLGEVAKYALLDKKIYALIRNFKGIDEAIIRECALFKAEVVEKDPEERGLRRILNLGHTTGHAIEKLSNYKIKHGLAVSMGLMVASKVGEELYGFDSGKTEELLEKLGLPTRHPFGADEILREMALDKKAWYGKIVFVAPVEIGDVVVEEVAEEVLKRALEATSYDSGSGDSQKPEGSA comes from the coding sequence ATGGAGAGCCTGACTTTCGGCCCCCTCTCCACCCTTCCATCCCTCGTGGAGGAGCTGAACCCCCACAAGGTCGCATTTCTGACAAACATGACAGTGGAGAGACTCTGGCTTAAAAAAGCCTTCAGCGGAATAGAGAATCCGATAAAAATAGTCATTCCAGACGGCGAGGAATACAAGAGCCTTGAGACCACCATGGCTATTTGGAAGAGGCTCCAGGAGGAGGGCTTCACAAGGAAGTCCCTCCTTATAGGCCTCGGCGGGGGAGTCGTGACTGATATAGCTGGCTTCGTGGCCTCAACCTACATGAGAGGAACCCTTCTCGGCCTCGTTCCAACGACGCTTTTAGCCCAGGTGGACGCGGCCATAGGGGGCAAGACCGGGGTGAACTTCAACGGAAAGAACATGATAGGGACGTTCTATCTTCCTAACTTCGTCCTGATAGCCCACGAAACTCTCTCCACGCTCCCTGATGAGGAAATCAGGAACGGGCTCGGAGAAGTTGCCAAGTACGCCCTGCTTGACAAGAAAATCTACGCCCTCATCAGGAACTTCAAGGGGATAGATGAGGCCATAATACGGGAGTGCGCACTTTTCAAGGCTGAGGTCGTTGAGAAAGACCCGGAGGAGAGAGGGCTAAGGAGAATCCTCAACCTCGGCCACACGACCGGACACGCAATCGAGAAGCTGTCGAACTACAAGATAAAGCACGGACTTGCGGTTTCCATGGGACTTATGGTGGCTTCAAAGGTTGGAGAAGAGCTGTACGGCTTTGATTCTGGAAAAACCGAAGAGCTCCTGGAAAAGCTCGGACTACCCACGAGGCATCCCTTTGGGGCCGATGAGATACTTAGGGAGATGGCGCTTGACAAGAAGGCTTGGTATGGGAAGATCGTCTTCGTTGCTCCAGTTGAAATAGGCGATGTCGTCGTTGAGGAAGTAGCTGAGGAGGTTTTAAAACGGGCCTTGGAGGCAACGAGTTATGATAGCGGGAGTGGTGACAGCCAAAAACCCGAGGGAAGCGCTTGA
- a CDS encoding transketolase family protein, translating to MIESFREAFGRALVELGRENPNIVVLDADVKSSTKTAYFEKAFPGRFIQVGISEQDMVSMAGGLAIAGKIPVVSAFAAFLMRAWEQIRNTIARDNLNVKLIPTHSGLSDHMDGSSHQCLEDIALMRVLPNMTVVVPADAPSVPVLLRQVVELEGPVYMRLGRDHAPRVYNKPELELGKASVLRKGNDVLLVATGVMVSVALETARKLEERGISAGVVDMHTIKPLDEETLLKLVSKVELVITLEEHSIHGGLGGAVAEVLSEKMPKRLIRIGTTEFGRSSRDYLALLERYGLTAENVVRKVEVMLT from the coding sequence TTGATTGAGAGCTTCAGGGAGGCCTTTGGGAGGGCTTTAGTTGAACTGGGAAGGGAAAACCCAAACATCGTAGTCCTCGACGCCGATGTTAAGAGCTCGACGAAAACTGCCTACTTCGAGAAGGCCTTTCCCGGAAGGTTCATCCAGGTGGGCATAAGCGAACAAGACATGGTATCAATGGCGGGGGGTTTAGCCATAGCAGGCAAGATTCCAGTTGTCTCGGCCTTCGCCGCCTTCTTGATGCGGGCATGGGAGCAGATAAGGAACACGATAGCCAGGGACAATCTCAACGTCAAACTCATCCCTACCCACTCGGGCCTTTCAGACCATATGGATGGTTCCTCCCATCAGTGCCTTGAGGACATAGCGCTCATGCGCGTCCTTCCGAATATGACGGTTGTTGTGCCAGCGGATGCCCCCTCAGTGCCCGTCCTTCTCCGGCAAGTCGTCGAGCTTGAAGGGCCTGTTTACATGCGCCTCGGCAGGGATCATGCGCCCAGGGTGTACAACAAACCGGAGCTGGAGCTGGGCAAGGCCAGCGTTCTAAGGAAGGGGAACGACGTTCTCCTTGTGGCCACGGGAGTTATGGTGTCGGTGGCACTTGAAACAGCGAGAAAGCTTGAGGAAAGGGGGATAAGTGCTGGAGTGGTCGACATGCACACGATAAAGCCCCTCGATGAGGAAACACTGCTAAAGCTTGTATCTAAGGTGGAACTCGTAATCACACTTGAGGAACACAGCATCCACGGCGGTCTCGGGGGAGCGGTGGCGGAGGTCCTCTCGGAAAAGATGCCAAAGAGACTCATCAGGATCGGAACTACCGAGTTTGGCAGGTCGAGCAGAGACTACTTGGCACTCCTGGAGCGCTATGGTTTAACAGCGGAAAATGTCGTGAGGAAGGTTGAGGTGATGCTGACGTGA
- a CDS encoding [LysW]-lysine hydrolase: protein MISSDEKIEFLKKLVEIYSPTGREGEAVKFIVESFESFGVEAYVDEVGNAIAIRKGKGPRILLAGHVDTVPGIIPVRIDDGVLWGRGSVDAKGPLATFFFATLESRANVIFAGLVDEEGFSKGAKNLDVPRPDYIIIGEPSGVDGVTIAYKGSLTAKFVESVEKVHGSLGVNAAEKLINRWLEIKSSFGEGFNALSGRIAEFHAYERDFDFYGEMVINLRTPPGYEPPDDWEILDFVPAYQVDRRGALVKAFVRGIRRNGMRPRLKKKTGTADMNILGPKFGVDAVAYGPGDSRLDHTPHERISLDEYLLAVKVLVDVIEELKGTKSRVVEESGDMEIGKGISW from the coding sequence ATGATATCCTCTGACGAGAAGATTGAGTTCCTAAAGAAGCTCGTCGAGATATACTCTCCCACCGGAAGGGAGGGCGAGGCGGTTAAGTTCATCGTTGAATCATTCGAGAGCTTTGGGGTTGAGGCCTACGTTGACGAAGTTGGCAACGCGATAGCGATAAGGAAAGGAAAGGGTCCGAGGATACTCCTGGCTGGGCATGTTGACACAGTCCCGGGAATAATCCCGGTAAGGATAGACGACGGCGTCCTCTGGGGTAGGGGGAGCGTTGACGCAAAGGGGCCTCTGGCTACTTTCTTCTTCGCCACGCTGGAGAGCAGAGCCAACGTGATATTCGCGGGGCTAGTAGATGAGGAGGGCTTCTCGAAGGGCGCTAAGAACCTCGACGTCCCCAGACCTGATTACATTATTATCGGTGAGCCGAGCGGTGTCGATGGCGTTACCATAGCCTACAAAGGGAGCTTAACTGCAAAATTCGTTGAGAGCGTCGAGAAAGTTCACGGAAGCCTCGGAGTTAACGCAGCAGAGAAGCTAATAAACAGGTGGCTCGAGATAAAGTCCTCCTTCGGGGAGGGTTTCAACGCCCTGAGCGGCAGAATAGCGGAGTTCCACGCCTATGAGAGGGACTTCGACTTCTACGGCGAGATGGTGATAAACCTCCGCACTCCGCCCGGTTACGAGCCGCCCGATGATTGGGAGATACTCGACTTCGTTCCGGCCTATCAGGTCGACAGGAGGGGTGCACTCGTCAAAGCCTTTGTCAGGGGCATAAGGAGGAACGGGATGAGGCCGAGACTGAAGAAGAAGACTGGAACGGCCGACATGAACATCCTCGGCCCGAAGTTTGGCGTTGATGCCGTCGCCTACGGCCCGGGGGACTCCAGACTGGATCACACGCCCCACGAGCGCATAAGCCTTGATGAGTACCTCTTGGCAGTGAAGGTACTGGTTGACGTCATCGAAGAGCTCAAAGGCACCAAGAGCAGGGTAGTTGAAGAAAGCGGAGATATGGAAATCGGAAAGGGCATCTCATGGTAG
- a CDS encoding acetylornithine/succinylornithine family transaminase, with the protein MPLYMKRLRLVRGEGVYVWDERGRRYLDLIAGIGVNVLGHAHPEWVLEMRHQLEKIVVAGPMFEHDERDEMLEELSHWVDYEYVYMGNSGTEAVEAAIKFARLATGRSEIIAMTNAFHGRTLGSLSATWKKKYREGFGPLVPGFNHIPFNNVEAAKEAITRETAAVIFEPIQGEGGIVPADEEFVKALRDLTEDVGALLIADEVQSGLRTGKFLAIEHYGVRPDIVVMGKGIGNGFPVSLTMTDLEIPRGKHGSTFGGNPLACRAVVTTLRILRRDRLVEKAGEKFVEFSGERVVKTRGRGLMIGIVLRRPAGNYVKALQERGILVNTAGNRVIRLLPPLIIERSTLKEAGKEIEGVLNDIL; encoded by the coding sequence ATGCCCCTCTACATGAAACGGCTCAGGCTCGTCAGAGGTGAAGGTGTCTACGTCTGGGATGAAAGGGGAAGGCGCTACCTGGATCTTATAGCGGGAATAGGCGTGAACGTCCTTGGGCATGCCCACCCGGAATGGGTGCTTGAGATGAGGCACCAGCTGGAGAAGATAGTCGTTGCTGGTCCAATGTTCGAGCACGACGAGAGGGACGAGATGCTTGAGGAGCTCTCACACTGGGTCGACTACGAGTACGTTTACATGGGCAACTCGGGAACTGAAGCCGTTGAAGCTGCCATAAAGTTCGCCCGCCTTGCAACAGGGCGTTCGGAGATAATAGCCATGACTAACGCCTTCCACGGAAGAACTCTGGGTTCCCTCAGCGCCACCTGGAAGAAGAAGTACCGCGAGGGCTTTGGGCCACTCGTGCCAGGATTCAATCATATTCCCTTCAACAACGTCGAAGCTGCAAAAGAGGCCATAACGAGGGAAACGGCAGCGGTTATCTTCGAGCCGATCCAGGGCGAGGGGGGAATAGTACCTGCGGATGAGGAGTTCGTCAAAGCTCTCAGGGACCTCACCGAGGATGTGGGAGCCCTGTTGATAGCGGATGAAGTCCAGAGCGGACTCAGAACGGGAAAGTTCCTTGCAATAGAGCACTATGGGGTGAGGCCCGACATAGTTGTGATGGGGAAGGGCATAGGCAACGGCTTCCCCGTGAGCCTCACCATGACTGACCTGGAGATACCAAGGGGAAAGCACGGATCCACCTTTGGCGGAAACCCTCTGGCCTGCAGGGCCGTGGTAACAACGCTGAGAATACTCAGGAGGGACAGACTCGTCGAAAAGGCCGGTGAAAAGTTCGTGGAGTTCTCGGGTGAGAGGGTAGTCAAGACCAGAGGAAGGGGGCTAATGATCGGGATAGTCCTCAGAAGACCAGCAGGAAACTACGTTAAGGCCCTCCAGGAGAGGGGAATCCTCGTAAACACGGCAGGAAACAGAGTGATAAGACTCCTCCCGCCGCTGATAATAGAGAGAAGCACACTGAAGGAAGCAGGGAAAGAGATAGAGGGTGTTCTGAATGATATCCTCTGA
- a CDS encoding [LysW]-aminoadipate/[LysW]-glutamate kinase: MRVVKIGGAALVRFEEVWASDGLSSSLKSPDTVVVHGGSRHVDELSKKLGVKVERLTSPSGVTFRRTTWEVLDVYLAAMMRANRELVEFLRARGINAVGFMGIEHELVVGRRKKLVKVLINGKIVAIRDDYSGTVERINVEALMELRKLGLPVIASVAYDPVENVPLNVDGDKVAYHMAIATNARELVFVSDSAFMADGSVVERLNLNELPELLGYAGGGMRKKLMMAAKAVESGVERVVIQGLNGRTVIT, encoded by the coding sequence ATGAGGGTCGTTAAGATAGGTGGGGCAGCACTGGTGAGGTTTGAGGAGGTCTGGGCAAGCGACGGCCTCTCCAGCTCGCTGAAGAGCCCTGACACGGTGGTTGTGCACGGGGGCTCAAGGCACGTCGACGAACTCTCCAAGAAGCTCGGGGTAAAGGTTGAGAGGTTAACCAGTCCCTCCGGAGTGACCTTCAGGAGGACGACGTGGGAAGTCCTCGACGTTTACCTGGCCGCCATGATGCGGGCGAACAGGGAGCTGGTGGAGTTCCTCCGGGCCAGGGGGATAAACGCGGTAGGCTTTATGGGAATTGAGCACGAGCTGGTGGTGGGTAGGAGAAAAAAGCTTGTCAAAGTCCTCATAAACGGGAAAATCGTTGCAATAAGGGACGACTACTCGGGAACCGTGGAGAGGATAAACGTTGAAGCTCTAATGGAGCTCAGGAAGCTCGGACTGCCCGTTATAGCCTCGGTGGCATACGATCCCGTTGAAAACGTCCCCCTCAACGTCGACGGGGACAAGGTGGCCTACCACATGGCCATCGCCACCAACGCCAGGGAGCTGGTCTTTGTCTCGGACTCGGCATTTATGGCAGATGGGAGCGTCGTAGAACGCTTGAACCTGAACGAGCTCCCAGAGCTTCTCGGATACGCTGGAGGAGGAATGAGGAAGAAGCTCATGATGGCGGCAAAGGCCGTTGAGAGCGGCGTTGAAAGGGTGGTCATCCAAGGACTCAACGGCAGGACGGTGATAACTTGA
- a CDS encoding 3-dehydroquinate dehydratase, producing MIAGVVTAKNPREALEKIKASNFDLYEIRLDSFWEFEGLEVLGEYSKRLIFTPRRKEEGGIRPLDDGTRLRLYRRVMALKPAYVDVEFGSKIASEVIELAREKSVRVVLSHHDFKGTPGFGKLLDLLKEMEELEPGIIKIVTTANSVLDNLRVLRLYEYAENLIAFCMGPLGRVSRVFSAQLAPFTYAPVDGEVAPGQFPAEELERLRVMLFG from the coding sequence ATGATAGCGGGAGTGGTGACAGCCAAAAACCCGAGGGAAGCGCTTGAGAAGATTAAAGCATCGAACTTCGATCTCTACGAGATCAGGCTTGACTCCTTCTGGGAGTTTGAGGGACTGGAAGTGCTGGGGGAATATTCTAAAAGGCTCATCTTCACCCCAAGGAGAAAGGAAGAAGGGGGAATCAGACCCCTCGATGACGGGACGAGACTTAGGCTCTATCGGAGAGTTATGGCCCTAAAACCCGCCTACGTTGACGTCGAGTTCGGTTCAAAGATAGCCTCTGAGGTCATTGAACTCGCCAGGGAGAAGAGCGTAAGAGTTGTTCTCTCACACCACGACTTTAAAGGTACACCGGGCTTCGGAAAGCTTCTCGACCTCCTCAAGGAGATGGAAGAGCTGGAGCCCGGGATAATAAAGATAGTCACCACCGCAAACTCGGTCCTCGACAACCTGAGAGTTTTGAGGCTCTATGAGTATGCAGAGAACCTTATAGCCTTCTGCATGGGGCCCCTTGGGAGGGTCTCCAGGGTCTTTTCGGCCCAGCTGGCCCCATTCACTTACGCCCCTGTTGACGGAGAGGTAGCCCCGGGACAGTTTCCGGCGGAGGAACTGGAAAGATTGAGGGTGATGCTCTTTGGTTGA